One segment of Candidatus Pantoea bituminis DNA contains the following:
- a CDS encoding zinc-dependent alcohol dehydrogenase produces MRALVWHAVGDIRLDTVPDPQIEQPSDAVIKLTASAICGTDLHFIRGTFSNMQQGTILGHEGVGIVESVGDEVRNFTPGDRVVVCSTVSCGVCPPCRAGHTAQCDNANPNGPEAGTCFFGGPQATGPVNGLQAEKARIPYAANTLVKIPDGVSDEQAILISDIFPTAWFGAELADISRGDIVVVFGCGPVGQFTIASAFLMGAARVIAVDSHVDRLAMARRQGAFTVNFEREDPVAVIKQLTGGTGADAVIDAVGVDSQHAHHGPASDEAEQKADKFKQEVEQVAPETHPQEGNWVPGDAPTQALEWAIASVKKAGRLSIIGVYPPTAEIFPIGKAMNKNLTMKMGNCNHHTIIPHLLELTRSGVIDPVDVLTNVEPLSNVIDAYKHFDKREPGWIKTELMPQA; encoded by the coding sequence ATGCGCGCATTAGTCTGGCACGCGGTAGGTGATATTCGCCTGGATACCGTTCCTGACCCTCAAATTGAGCAGCCCAGTGATGCAGTAATTAAATTAACTGCTTCAGCTATCTGTGGCACTGATTTGCATTTTATTCGTGGCACCTTCAGCAATATGCAGCAGGGAACCATTCTCGGGCATGAAGGCGTAGGTATTGTGGAAAGCGTTGGCGATGAAGTCCGCAATTTCACCCCCGGCGATCGTGTGGTGGTGTGTTCAACGGTGTCGTGCGGTGTTTGCCCGCCCTGTCGTGCTGGCCATACCGCACAGTGTGACAACGCAAATCCCAACGGGCCAGAAGCCGGAACCTGTTTCTTCGGTGGCCCGCAAGCCACAGGCCCAGTAAATGGCCTACAGGCCGAAAAAGCCCGCATTCCTTATGCAGCGAATACGTTGGTAAAAATTCCCGACGGCGTCAGTGACGAGCAAGCGATCTTGATCAGCGACATCTTCCCTACTGCCTGGTTTGGTGCGGAGTTAGCAGATATCAGCCGTGGCGATATCGTTGTGGTATTTGGCTGTGGCCCGGTTGGGCAATTCACCATCGCCAGCGCCTTTTTGATGGGAGCCGCACGCGTCATCGCCGTTGATAGTCATGTTGATCGTCTGGCAATGGCGCGTCGTCAGGGGGCCTTCACCGTTAACTTTGAGCGTGAAGATCCGGTTGCCGTCATTAAACAGTTAACGGGCGGAACCGGTGCAGACGCTGTTATTGATGCGGTAGGTGTTGATAGCCAACATGCTCATCATGGCCCCGCCAGCGATGAGGCCGAACAAAAAGCCGATAAATTTAAGCAAGAAGTTGAACAGGTCGCACCTGAAACCCATCCGCAGGAGGGCAACTGGGTGCCGGGTGATGCGCCGACGCAAGCGCTGGAATGGGCCATTGCCAGCGTGAAAAAAGCGGGTCGCCTCAGCATTATTGGCGTTTATCCTCCCACGGCGGAAATTTTCCCTATTGGCAAAGCGATGAACAAGAACCTGACAATGAAAATGGGGAACTGTAATCATCACACCATCATCCCACATTTACTGGAACTCACCCGCAGTGGCGTAATCGATCCCGTTGATGTTCTGACCAATGTTGAACCGCTGAGCAATGTGATTGATGCGTATAAACACTTTGATAAGCGCGAGCCGGGATGGATTAAAACGGAGCTGATGCCTCAAGCCTAG
- a CDS encoding DUF1641 domain-containing protein, whose translation MAERMQYDVPPTRTEPTAKESLDTLLESLHQHGFLRLANDVVKANSDIGKILVDGLNRPGSQNAIQNLSLLMMALGTIPPERFNHMILAVRAALMALKPASEETKQHSAAPGLKGVMSLLNDEALWQSLRPLFAGMEAFSQELQRAEEPPVTRYSGKSTRE comes from the coding sequence ATGGCCGAACGCATGCAATACGATGTGCCGCCGACGCGCACCGAACCTACCGCAAAAGAATCGCTTGATACTTTGCTGGAAAGCTTGCACCAACACGGCTTTTTACGTCTCGCCAACGATGTCGTAAAGGCCAACAGCGACATTGGTAAAATTTTGGTTGATGGGCTGAATCGGCCCGGCTCGCAAAACGCCATTCAAAATCTCTCATTGCTAATGATGGCGCTAGGTACCATTCCGCCCGAACGCTTTAATCACATGATTCTGGCAGTTCGGGCCGCACTGATGGCGTTAAAACCCGCCAGCGAAGAGACGAAACAGCACTCAGCTGCACCGGGCTTGAAAGGTGTAATGTCTCTGTTGAATGACGAGGCGTTATGGCAAAGCCTGCGGCCTCTGTTTGCCGGAATGGAAGCGTTCTCTCAAGAGTTACAGCGCGCAGAGGAGCCACCGGTCACCCGTTATAGCGGGAAATCGACCCGTGAGTGA
- a CDS encoding cytochrome ubiquinol oxidase subunit I — protein MSDADWVLLLSRGQFALTMGMHITLAALTLGLAPFLVWFEARWLWGKQPGAREALHFWLKIFALTVAIGAVSGVVMEFQFGTNWAPFSQRVGGIIGPLMFYEVLVAFFLESGLTGVMLFGMGRIRPGIHFIVTCMVALGAFISAFWILAANSWMQTPVDFSRDDAGVFHANSVMTLLSAPSFPWRFTHMVLATLIAVAFMMAGAAAWRILHRPKEAAARIMLTSALTFCLFAVPLQLVIGDLHGENTLRYQPAKLAAIEGSWRSPAPGDGEPLRLFAIPDQQMQRNRAEIAIPNVGSLYLRHNLTGHIKSLSEFPADSLPPVLPVFFAFRVMVGLGALMLITTCVTNLQRWRNKLLTSRRLLWWLVLMSPSGFVAMLSGWLVTELGRQPWTVYGLLRTAQSVSSLSLSLTLASVIGVLLIYSFSFALGLRYLLRYVNAPLPKETEVVANSLTTSSESGQ, from the coding sequence GTGAGTGACGCTGATTGGGTGCTGCTGCTGTCACGCGGGCAGTTCGCATTGACAATGGGTATGCATATCACGCTGGCGGCATTAACGCTGGGTCTTGCCCCTTTTCTGGTCTGGTTTGAGGCACGCTGGCTTTGGGGTAAACAGCCCGGCGCGCGCGAGGCGCTGCATTTTTGGTTAAAGATTTTCGCGCTGACGGTGGCGATAGGCGCGGTTTCTGGCGTGGTGATGGAATTTCAGTTTGGCACCAACTGGGCCCCCTTCTCTCAACGCGTAGGTGGAATCATCGGCCCGCTGATGTTTTATGAAGTGCTGGTGGCTTTCTTTTTGGAGTCAGGGCTGACTGGCGTGATGCTGTTTGGGATGGGGCGTATCCGCCCCGGTATTCATTTTATCGTTACCTGCATGGTGGCTCTTGGTGCCTTTATCAGTGCGTTTTGGATCCTGGCCGCTAATTCCTGGATGCAAACGCCGGTTGATTTTTCTCGCGATGATGCAGGTGTATTTCATGCTAACAGCGTTATGACTCTGCTTTCTGCGCCCTCATTTCCCTGGCGCTTTACGCATATGGTGTTGGCAACCTTGATTGCGGTGGCTTTTATGATGGCAGGTGCAGCGGCATGGCGAATTCTGCACCGTCCAAAGGAAGCGGCAGCACGTATCATGTTGACCAGCGCCCTGACTTTTTGTCTATTTGCCGTGCCGCTGCAGCTGGTTATTGGCGATCTTCATGGTGAAAATACGCTGCGCTATCAGCCCGCCAAATTGGCCGCGATAGAAGGGAGCTGGAGATCACCTGCGCCGGGAGATGGAGAACCGCTGCGGCTGTTTGCGATACCCGATCAACAAATGCAGCGTAATCGTGCTGAAATCGCCATTCCTAATGTGGGTTCGCTCTATTTGCGTCACAACTTAACCGGACATATTAAAAGCCTGAGTGAATTTCCCGCTGACTCGCTGCCGCCGGTGCTGCCGGTGTTTTTTGCTTTTCGCGTCATGGTGGGATTAGGGGCGTTAATGCTGATCACCACCTGTGTCACTAACCTTCAGCGCTGGCGTAATAAGTTGCTCACGTCACGCCGCTTGTTGTGGTGGCTGGTGTTGATGTCGCCCAGCGGATTTGTCGCGATGCTGTCGGGTTGGCTGGTGACGGAACTGGGGCGTCAACCCTGGACCGTTTACGGGTTGTTGCGCACTGCGCAAAGTGTTTCATCGCTGTCCCTGAGCTTGACGCTGGCTTCGGTTATTGGCGTGCTGTTGATTTACAGTTTCAGTTTCGCTCTTGGGCTACGTTATCTGTTGCGTTACGTTAATGCGCCGCTGCCAAAGGAAACTGAGGTTGTTGCGAATAGCTTAACGACCTCTTCGGAGAGCGGACAATGA
- a CDS encoding cytochrome d ubiquinol oxidase subunit II translates to MVHSILPVWDANETWLVLVAGGLLALFPAAYSSLFSALYLPVFIMLLCLFLRALALEYRAQAAGELRHWLDKLLPLSSALAAFCQGWCAGKVMEGQSLFGFSLYALLSGFGLMAIYLMLGCCWIRWRIGESVEERANTLAWFFWVVALVLFLALILLNPDPWQQTWHGWGKAICLFIAALWLMLLIALYRLGPKWQIAITLALIAAVMAGIAWGIYPWLIPQQIDLHNSAADQVTQIFVLTGVAIVMPITLIYHTWAFWVFHGKVK, encoded by the coding sequence ATGGTGCACAGTATTTTGCCGGTATGGGATGCCAATGAAACCTGGCTGGTGCTGGTAGCGGGTGGCCTGCTGGCACTGTTTCCTGCCGCTTACAGCAGTTTGTTTAGCGCACTCTATCTACCGGTTTTCATTATGCTACTTTGCCTGTTTCTGCGTGCGCTAGCACTGGAGTATCGTGCTCAGGCCGCTGGCGAACTGCGTCACTGGCTGGATAAATTGCTGCCGCTAAGCTCCGCACTGGCCGCTTTTTGTCAGGGTTGGTGCGCGGGCAAAGTGATGGAAGGGCAGAGTTTATTCGGCTTCAGCCTGTATGCCCTGTTGTCGGGCTTTGGCTTGATGGCTATTTATCTGATGTTAGGCTGCTGCTGGATCCGCTGGCGCATTGGAGAATCGGTTGAAGAGCGAGCAAACACGCTGGCATGGTTTTTTTGGGTGGTTGCACTGGTGCTGTTTTTGGCGCTGATCTTATTAAACCCCGATCCGTGGCAACAAACGTGGCATGGCTGGGGAAAAGCGATCTGTTTATTCATTGCGGCATTGTGGCTCATGTTGCTGATTGCGCTCTACCGATTGGGTCCCAAGTGGCAAATCGCCATAACGCTGGCTTTAATCGCCGCCGTAATGGCAGGCATTGCCTGGGGGATTTATCCGTGGCTCATTCCGCAACAGATTGATCTGCATAACAGTGCTGCGGATCAGGTTACACAAATTTTTGTGCTGACGGGTGTGGCTATCGTGATGCCGATAACCTTGATTTATCACACGTGGGCGTTTTGGGTTTTTCACGGCAAGGTTAAGTAA
- a CDS encoding LysR family transcriptional regulator, protein MQIEDLRIYVAVMNAGNFTAAADQLMLSKQYVSRRMAALEASLGARLLIRNTRKLSVTDAGKVFAQHAQRILDDIQEAEQAVSERRQELHGTFRISMPMSFGMSHLSPLIADFLAEHSALQFQVELADRYVDVIGEGFDMAIRIGTLSDSTLIARQLGELKRVICCSPAYLKRAGEPKVPEDLLQHACLRYGREGQNGWELKVDGKKKVLAVQGPMMSNNGEVLCDAAISGLGLVLLPEFIVGPALQRGELVSVLDACHPDSLCLNAVYPQHRQRSEVNRVLLSFLQQRLNA, encoded by the coding sequence ATGCAAATCGAAGATCTTCGGATATATGTGGCGGTGATGAACGCCGGAAATTTCACGGCAGCGGCCGACCAGCTCATGCTATCGAAACAATATGTCAGTCGGCGCATGGCAGCGCTTGAGGCTTCACTGGGCGCGCGTTTGTTGATACGTAATACGCGAAAATTATCGGTAACGGATGCGGGTAAAGTCTTTGCCCAGCACGCGCAACGCATCCTTGATGACATACAGGAAGCCGAACAAGCCGTTTCTGAGCGACGGCAAGAGTTGCACGGCACATTTCGAATCAGCATGCCGATGTCGTTTGGCATGAGCCATCTTTCACCGTTAATCGCGGATTTTTTGGCTGAACATTCCGCGTTGCAATTTCAGGTTGAACTGGCCGATCGCTATGTTGATGTGATTGGTGAAGGCTTTGATATGGCGATTCGCATTGGCACCTTGAGCGACTCAACGTTGATCGCCCGTCAACTTGGCGAGCTGAAGCGGGTAATCTGTTGCAGTCCCGCTTACTTAAAGCGTGCAGGTGAACCCAAGGTTCCTGAGGATCTACTGCAACACGCTTGCCTGCGTTACGGTAGGGAAGGCCAAAACGGTTGGGAGCTAAAGGTCGACGGGAAAAAGAAAGTGCTGGCGGTACAAGGCCCGATGATGAGCAATAACGGTGAAGTGCTGTGCGACGCGGCGATCTCTGGTTTAGGCTTGGTGCTTTTGCCTGAATTTATTGTAGGCCCGGCATTGCAACGCGGCGAGTTGGTGTCGGTGTTAGATGCCTGTCATCCCGACTCACTCTGTTTGAATGCGGTCTACCCGCAGCACCGACAAAGAAGTGAAGTCAATCGGGTGCTGCTGTCGTTCTTACAACAAAGGCTTAATGCGTAA
- a CDS encoding pirin family protein → MIEQRLSEQRGLGDHGWLKSRHTFSFAGYRDPKQMGFSDLLVINDDQVAPARGFGAHPHSNMEIISYVLKGELAHKDSMGTGSVIVPGDVQLMSAGSGVTHSEFNHSSTNGVHFLQIWIVPAENGTQPGYQQVSVPEEDKRGKFSLIVSPEGQGNALSVRQDMRIYAGLFNGDEQQTMTLDEDRYAYIHVAQGSVTVNGIRFNAGDGARVRNETSLSFTAGDNAEVLLFDLRPVEVNRPAH, encoded by the coding sequence ATGATCGAGCAAAGATTATCAGAACAACGCGGCTTAGGTGATCACGGCTGGTTGAAATCACGTCATACCTTCTCATTTGCGGGCTACCGTGATCCCAAACAGATGGGTTTTTCTGACCTTCTGGTGATTAACGATGATCAGGTGGCACCCGCTCGCGGTTTTGGCGCGCACCCTCACAGCAACATGGAGATCATCTCTTATGTGCTGAAAGGCGAGTTAGCACATAAAGATTCCATGGGTACCGGTTCGGTAATCGTTCCCGGTGACGTGCAACTGATGAGCGCCGGTAGCGGAGTCACGCACAGTGAATTCAACCATTCCAGCACCAATGGCGTCCATTTTTTGCAAATCTGGATTGTGCCAGCTGAAAACGGCACGCAGCCAGGTTACCAGCAAGTTTCTGTGCCTGAGGAGGATAAACGAGGCAAGTTTAGCCTGATCGTCTCGCCAGAAGGGCAAGGCAACGCGTTAAGCGTGCGTCAGGATATGCGTATCTATGCCGGTTTGTTTAATGGTGATGAGCAGCAAACCATGACGTTAGATGAAGATCGTTACGCTTATATTCACGTGGCGCAGGGTTCTGTCACAGTGAACGGTATTCGCTTTAACGCAGGTGATGGCGCGCGGGTTCGTAATGAAACTTCGCTTAGTTTTACCGCCGGTGATAATGCTGAGGTGCTGCTGTTCGATTTGCGTCCCGTTGAAGTGAATCGTCCTGCACATTAA
- a CDS encoding CsbD family protein codes for MNEDRIGGNWKQFKGKVKEKWGDLTDDDMTVVEGKRDQLVGKIQERYGYEKDRAEKEVKDWEDSNKYHW; via the coding sequence ATGAATGAAGATCGAATTGGTGGTAACTGGAAACAGTTCAAAGGAAAAGTTAAGGAAAAATGGGGCGATCTTACTGATGACGACATGACTGTTGTGGAAGGCAAGCGTGATCAGTTGGTGGGCAAAATTCAGGAACGTTACGGTTACGAAAAAGATCGTGCAGAGAAAGAAGTAAAAGATTGGGAAGATTCAAACAAATATCACTGGTAA
- the cspE gene encoding transcription antiterminator/RNA stability regulator CspE — MSGKMTGLVKWFDAGKGFGFITPQDGSKDVFVHFSAIQSNDFKTLDEGQRVEFTIESGAKGPSAANVVAI, encoded by the coding sequence ATGTCTGGTAAAATGACTGGTTTAGTAAAATGGTTTGACGCAGGTAAAGGTTTTGGCTTTATCACTCCTCAGGATGGCAGCAAGGATGTATTCGTACACTTCTCAGCCATTCAGAGCAACGATTTCAAAACCTTAGATGAAGGCCAACGCGTTGAATTCACCATCGAAAGTGGTGCTAAAGGCCCATCAGCGGCAAACGTTGTAGCAATCTAA
- the proP gene encoding glycine betaine/L-proline transporter ProP, which translates to MTTKNQSSEHPKKHFWNKKQKELTVDDITVIDNGMLKRAVGAAALGNAMEWFDFGVYSYLAVIIGKVFFPDANNAVQLIATFGTFAAAFLVRPIGGLVFGPLGDRIGRQKVLAMTMIMMSIGTFCIGLIPAYSSIGIMAPILLLVARLIQGFSTGGEYGGAATFIAEYSTDNRRGFMGSFLEFGTIAGYLLGASLVTAMTLLLSNDAMMSWGWRVPFFIAAPLGLFGLYVRLKLEETPAFQQHMEKQEALEQSKPRLTLMQMLSKYRAPMMKCIGLVLLFNVSNYMLTSYMPSYLTGVLGMNEMSGLLLVMVAMFVMMPLTLLWGRWTDKIGRRPVIGFGAVGLILLSIPSFMLLGTGNMWAVFAGLLILGVLHTCFSGTMPSTLPALFTTDIRYSALAIGFNLSVSLFGGTTPLITAWLVDTTHNVMMPAYYMMGAGVIGLVTILTVRETARQPLKGSSPAVATKAEAHKLIDKLRLRNSKSKPVPAPSK; encoded by the coding sequence ATGACCACCAAAAACCAATCATCTGAACATCCGAAAAAACACTTCTGGAATAAGAAGCAGAAAGAACTGACCGTTGATGACATCACCGTCATTGATAACGGTATGCTGAAACGTGCTGTCGGTGCGGCTGCCTTGGGTAATGCCATGGAGTGGTTCGATTTCGGTGTTTATAGCTATCTGGCGGTGATTATTGGGAAAGTCTTTTTCCCAGATGCCAACAACGCGGTGCAGCTGATCGCGACCTTCGGTACATTTGCCGCCGCCTTCCTGGTACGCCCCATTGGTGGCCTGGTCTTTGGGCCGCTTGGCGACCGTATTGGACGGCAGAAAGTGCTGGCGATGACGATGATCATGATGTCGATCGGGACATTCTGTATCGGGCTCATTCCCGCGTACTCCTCCATCGGTATCATGGCGCCGATTCTGCTGCTGGTGGCCCGACTCATTCAGGGCTTTTCTACCGGGGGTGAATATGGCGGAGCAGCGACCTTCATAGCGGAATACTCCACTGATAACCGCCGTGGCTTTATGGGCAGTTTTCTTGAGTTCGGTACTATCGCCGGTTACTTGCTCGGCGCGAGTCTGGTGACGGCCATGACGTTGCTGCTTTCTAATGACGCCATGATGTCGTGGGGCTGGCGTGTCCCGTTCTTTATCGCCGCACCGTTGGGCTTGTTCGGCCTGTATGTACGCCTGAAACTAGAAGAAACACCCGCATTCCAGCAGCACATGGAAAAACAGGAAGCGCTGGAGCAGAGCAAGCCGCGTCTTACTTTGATGCAGATGCTGAGCAAATACCGCGCGCCGATGATGAAATGTATTGGTCTGGTACTGCTGTTTAACGTGTCCAACTACATGTTGACTTCCTACATGCCGAGCTACCTGACGGGTGTGCTGGGTATGAACGAGATGAGCGGTTTGCTGCTGGTAATGGTAGCGATGTTTGTGATGATGCCGCTGACCTTGTTATGGGGTCGCTGGACCGACAAAATTGGCCGTCGCCCGGTGATTGGCTTTGGTGCCGTAGGCTTGATCCTGCTGTCGATTCCCAGCTTTATGCTGCTCGGCACCGGCAACATGTGGGCGGTTTTTGCTGGCTTGCTGATTCTGGGGGTATTGCACACCTGCTTTAGCGGCACCATGCCTTCAACGCTGCCTGCGCTGTTTACCACCGATATTCGTTACAGTGCGCTGGCAATCGGCTTTAACCTTTCCGTTTCACTGTTTGGTGGTACCACACCGCTGATTACCGCCTGGTTGGTGGACACCACCCACAACGTGATGATGCCTGCTTACTATATGATGGGTGCAGGCGTCATCGGCTTGGTGACTATCCTGACAGTACGCGAAACTGCACGTCAGCCACTGAAAGGCTCTTCGCCTGCTGTGGCCACTAAAGCAGAAGCACATAAGCTGATTGATAAGTTACGTTTGCGGAACAGTAAATCGAAGCCGGTTCCGGCACCGTCAAAATAA
- a CDS encoding MetQ/NlpA family ABC transporter substrate-binding protein — protein sequence MKKTLLGLAGLSLLIAQNLYAAPLRVAADAVPHAEILEYVKTLDPKLDLKIVELSGGINANELLASGDVDANYFQHLPYLKDQEKALGKTFDVVASVHIEPLGIYSRKVKSLDALPEGATIAVPNNTTNLSRALWLLQDKGVLRLNASSEAGTTLVTPKDISENPKKIKIVEIESPQLPRSLDDVDAAIINGNYALEAGLSPAKDALGLESAKHNPYANLLVTTPQLAKDPRVIELAKDLTSPQVADFIRKNYNGSVIPVADAAHD from the coding sequence ATGAAGAAAACGCTATTAGGCCTGGCTGGACTGTCGTTGCTGATTGCACAAAACCTCTACGCTGCACCGTTGCGCGTGGCCGCTGATGCGGTACCGCATGCCGAAATACTGGAGTACGTTAAAACGCTCGATCCCAAACTTGATTTAAAAATCGTCGAGTTAAGCGGTGGGATCAATGCCAACGAACTGCTGGCATCGGGTGATGTGGACGCAAACTATTTCCAGCATCTGCCGTATTTAAAAGATCAGGAAAAAGCGTTGGGTAAAACGTTCGACGTGGTGGCCAGTGTGCATATCGAGCCGCTCGGCATCTATTCCCGCAAAGTCAAAAGCCTGGATGCGCTGCCAGAAGGGGCGACGATTGCCGTGCCAAACAACACCACTAACCTGAGCCGCGCATTGTGGTTATTGCAGGATAAAGGCGTGCTGCGTCTTAACGCTAGCAGTGAAGCCGGTACCACCTTGGTAACACCGAAAGATATCTCAGAAAACCCCAAGAAAATTAAAATCGTAGAGATTGAATCGCCGCAGCTGCCGCGTTCACTTGATGATGTCGATGCGGCCATTATCAACGGCAACTACGCCTTAGAAGCGGGATTGTCACCGGCGAAAGATGCGCTGGGACTGGAATCAGCGAAGCACAATCCTTACGCCAATCTGTTGGTCACTACGCCGCAGCTGGCAAAAGATCCGCGCGTGATTGAGTTGGCAAAAGATCTGACCTCGCCGCAGGTGGCAGACTTTATCCGCAAAAACTACAACGGGTCGGTGATTCCGGTTGCGGATGCCGCGCATGATTAA
- a CDS encoding methionine ABC transporter ATP-binding protein, protein MIKIEQVSKYYTGAAAPALADISLDIQDGSIFGIIGRSGAGKSTLLRCLNLLERPSTGSIAIDGQEISTLSLTQLRRQRQQMGMIFQHFNLLHSRNVHDNIDLPLEIAGLPVKQRRARVAALLELVGLESFANAWPSQLSGGQKQRVGIARALAVQPRYLLCDEATSALDPETTVTILDLLASIQHQLNITIVLITHEMSVVKRICDSAALLEKGRLIESGTLAQIMQREESRLRDLLLKEGEADRAFLAKYLPAELTRCVA, encoded by the coding sequence ATGATTAAAATCGAACAGGTCAGCAAATACTATACCGGCGCCGCTGCGCCGGCTTTAGCAGACATCTCGCTGGACATTCAGGACGGTTCAATTTTTGGCATTATCGGACGAAGCGGGGCGGGTAAAAGTACCTTGTTACGTTGTTTGAATCTGCTGGAGCGTCCGTCAACCGGTTCGATAGCGATTGATGGCCAGGAGATATCAACGCTGTCGCTTACTCAGCTCAGACGGCAGCGCCAGCAAATGGGCATGATTTTCCAACACTTCAATTTGCTGCACTCGCGTAATGTTCACGACAACATCGATTTGCCGCTGGAGATTGCCGGACTTCCGGTAAAACAACGGCGCGCGCGCGTGGCTGCATTGTTAGAACTGGTGGGGCTGGAAAGTTTTGCTAACGCCTGGCCTTCGCAGTTGTCGGGCGGCCAGAAACAGCGTGTCGGCATCGCGCGTGCGCTGGCCGTTCAACCGCGCTATTTGCTGTGTGACGAAGCCACCAGCGCGCTGGATCCAGAAACGACCGTGACGATTCTGGATTTGCTGGCCTCTATTCAACATCAGCTCAACATCACGATTGTGCTGATCACCCATGAAATGTCGGTAGTAAAGCGGATATGTGATAGCGCAGCCTTGCTCGAAAAAGGAAGGCTGATAGAAAGCGGCACGCTGGCGCAAATCATGCAGCGTGAAGAGAGCCGTTTACGAGATTTATTACTGAAGGAAGGTGAAGCCGATCGCGCCTTCCTCGCCAAATATCTGCCTGCGGAGTTAACCCGATGCGTAGCGTAA
- a CDS encoding L-dopachrome tautomerase-related protein yields MRRLLCNALPVLTVGLWLSQPVLAQDVLPTTLPTQEDARLQQVATSNHVWNGVTVSQDGRIFASLTQSEGAGPQLVEVGQNGKLTPFPDEAWNRWDEKDPEHHFLHVNAARFGPEGYLWAMDAGNKGIGTGAQAVTGGAKLVKIDIKTKQVVASWVIKPPVLKATSYLDDVRFNGDFAYITDPGAPGLVVLNLKTGQAHRVLDDHPLAIDHLPLYADGKKLYLPSGKEKRVGIDQLEVSPDGKWLWFQAIPGPLARIETRYLDDATLPAATVAKQAHKVVDTWTTGGTAIDAEGNIYASELNTRSIKRITPEGKISTVISDPRLVWVDAMWITKGALWMPAAQINRTPATTGGKASTVEYPVKMYKLALPIASADRDHH; encoded by the coding sequence ATGCGGAGATTACTATGCAACGCGTTGCCCGTGTTAACCGTCGGATTATGGCTCAGCCAGCCGGTACTTGCTCAGGATGTGCTGCCCACGACATTACCGACTCAGGAAGATGCGCGACTCCAGCAGGTCGCAACCTCCAATCACGTCTGGAATGGCGTTACTGTCAGTCAGGATGGTCGGATATTCGCTTCGTTAACCCAATCCGAAGGCGCCGGCCCGCAACTGGTGGAAGTCGGTCAAAACGGTAAACTTACGCCGTTTCCTGATGAAGCATGGAATCGCTGGGATGAGAAAGATCCTGAGCATCATTTCCTGCACGTGAATGCCGCACGCTTTGGCCCGGAGGGTTATCTCTGGGCGATGGATGCGGGGAATAAAGGCATTGGCACCGGTGCACAAGCCGTTACTGGCGGTGCCAAGCTGGTCAAAATCGACATTAAAACGAAGCAGGTCGTGGCGAGCTGGGTGATTAAACCGCCCGTATTGAAAGCCACCAGCTATCTTGATGACGTTCGTTTTAATGGCGATTTCGCCTATATCACCGATCCAGGCGCGCCGGGATTAGTGGTGTTGAACCTAAAAACCGGCCAGGCGCACCGGGTACTGGACGATCATCCTCTGGCGATTGATCACTTGCCGCTTTACGCCGACGGTAAAAAGCTTTATCTCCCCAGCGGCAAAGAGAAACGCGTAGGTATCGATCAGTTAGAGGTTTCACCTGACGGTAAATGGTTGTGGTTCCAGGCCATTCCTGGGCCGCTGGCGCGTATCGAAACCCGTTATCTTGACGATGCCACACTGCCCGCAGCAACGGTGGCGAAACAGGCGCATAAAGTTGTGGATACCTGGACGACCGGCGGCACAGCGATTGACGCGGAAGGCAATATCTACGCTTCTGAATTGAATACGCGTAGCATCAAGCGCATTACGCCGGAAGGGAAAATCAGCACGGTTATCAGCGATCCCCGATTGGTTTGGGTTGATGCCATGTGGATTACCAAAGGCGCATTGTGGATGCCTGCCGCACAGATTAACCGCACGCCAGCCACCACCGGCGGCAAAGCGTCGACCGTTGAGTATCCGGTCAAAATGTATAAGTTAGCGCTGCCGATTGCGTCCGCCGATCGCGATCATCATTAA